From a single Oceanobacillus kimchii X50 genomic region:
- a CDS encoding class I SAM-dependent methyltransferase, producing MIVLKRIENNLIESYNKMAEERDKLHISEWKKRERDVFKRFILEKESKNLLEVGAGTGQDSLYFQQLGLEVTSVDLSPEMVKLCIAKGLHAKEMSVFDLEFPDDIFDVVWSLNCLLHITKEDLPRALHEIKRVLKPDGIFYMGVYGGKDSQGIWEKDTYNPKRFFSFYPDEKIRDVVEKVFKVEYINIIPKNIIGGERELSFQSMILKK from the coding sequence GTGATCGTATTGAAGAGAATCGAAAATAACTTGATAGAATCTTATAATAAAATGGCTGAGGAAAGAGATAAGCTCCATATTAGTGAATGGAAAAAGCGGGAAAGAGACGTTTTCAAGCGTTTTATATTGGAGAAAGAAAGTAAAAATTTACTTGAAGTTGGTGCTGGGACAGGTCAGGACAGCCTTTATTTTCAACAACTAGGATTAGAGGTAACTAGCGTGGATTTGTCGCCAGAGATGGTAAAGCTTTGTATAGCCAAAGGGCTACATGCAAAAGAAATGAGTGTCTTTGATTTGGAATTTCCAGACGATATCTTTGATGTAGTGTGGTCATTAAACTGTTTACTACATATTACGAAGGAAGACTTACCACGGGCATTACATGAAATTAAACGAGTCCTAAAGCCAGACGGTATATTTTACATGGGTGTATATGGAGGTAAAGACTCTCAAGGGATTTGGGAAAAAGATACGTATAATCCAAAAAGATTTTTTTCTTTCTACCCCGATGAAAAGATAAGAGATGTTGTAGAAAAAGTCTTTAAAGTAGAGTATATCAACATTATTCCTAAAAATATTATTGGTGGAGAGCGAGAGCTAAGTTTTCAATCAATGATATTAAAGAAATAA
- a CDS encoding helix-turn-helix domain-containing protein, protein MNNIGDIIKLERLKQQIKQTQLAKGICSTSYLSKIENNTTTASDEVINLLLQKLNIELSDQEKNEDAFIEEIRAISKRARIYRESKFIEEKLNELQYIKNIYRKTTFLELQLLILRLTLFFEDKERSTFYLEYLEQEKDNFTPNQKFLFLQCKAIFHHTYADIHQALKCFKEALVVSDDIVLEGWERADHHYMLAIAYNSCDEVINTIEYGKLSLKYFQRAFIINRTIDCYLLIGIAYKKGNNLKEALDSYELALKMTNETRMLEDVELLKGVIYQNLGSLSSHLQPEKVIPYYKKSLSYKQKANNKLVTIFSIVIEYAKYEKWDKVSYWIDQGFALIKDAPEAHPKYTYHLKVYQDLANYQYITEEVGVAAINYFDEIQDLRHCLKYSGWLANGFKTRGKYKLASIYFQMSQEYLLKRMNIEYIGDL, encoded by the coding sequence ATGAATAACATTGGGGACATTATTAAACTAGAACGGCTGAAGCAGCAAATTAAACAAACTCAATTAGCAAAAGGTATTTGTTCCACATCCTATTTAAGTAAAATTGAAAACAATACCACTACAGCAAGTGATGAGGTCATTAACCTTTTATTACAAAAATTGAATATTGAGCTTTCCGATCAGGAAAAAAATGAGGATGCATTTATTGAGGAAATACGCGCCATTTCTAAGCGAGCTCGAATTTATCGAGAATCCAAATTTATAGAAGAAAAATTAAATGAACTGCAATATATAAAGAATATTTACCGTAAAACGACATTTTTAGAATTGCAATTACTGATTTTACGATTAACACTTTTCTTTGAAGACAAAGAACGTAGTACTTTTTATCTAGAATACTTAGAACAAGAAAAAGACAACTTTACACCAAATCAAAAATTTTTATTTTTACAGTGCAAAGCGATTTTTCACCATACTTATGCAGATATTCATCAAGCCTTAAAGTGTTTTAAAGAGGCTTTAGTAGTATCAGATGATATAGTACTAGAAGGATGGGAGAGAGCTGATCATCACTACATGCTTGCCATTGCATATAATTCCTGTGACGAAGTAATTAATACAATAGAATACGGAAAACTTTCTTTAAAGTATTTTCAACGTGCCTTCATTATCAACCGGACCATTGACTGTTATCTGTTAATTGGAATTGCTTATAAGAAAGGAAATAATCTTAAAGAAGCACTCGATTCTTATGAGCTAGCTTTAAAAATGACAAATGAAACTCGAATGTTAGAGGATGTTGAACTCTTAAAAGGAGTAATTTATCAAAATCTAGGTTCATTGAGTTCTCATTTACAGCCAGAAAAGGTCATTCCATATTATAAAAAAAGCCTATCCTATAAACAAAAAGCAAACAACAAACTTGTTACCATTTTCTCTATCGTAATTGAATATGCAAAATATGAGAAATGGGATAAGGTTTCTTATTGGATAGATCAAGGATTTGCCTTAATAAAAGACGCACCGGAAGCTCACCCAAAATACACGTATCATTTGAAAGTGTATCAAGACCTTGCCAATTATCAATATATAACGGAAGAGGTAGGAGTTGCAGCAATTAATTACTTTGATGAAATTCAAGACCTGAGACATTGTTTAAAGTATTCCGGATGGCTTGCTAATGGATTCAAAACAAGAGGAAAGTATAAGCTTGCTTCTATATACTTTCAAATGTCTCAAGAATACCTATTAAAACGTATGAACATTGAATATATTGGCGATTTATAG
- a CDS encoding NUDIX hydrolase — protein MNKWIGAAAVCINNQREVLMVFQGKTKEIKTWSIPSGGVEGGETFEECCIRELNEETGYIGELIGSHPIKTKNRIEKDISIKVKYYEVKIIGGSMRIQDPDELIYDIRWINLQELRDLNLTFPEDRKFLEGLLE, from the coding sequence TTGAACAAATGGATAGGTGCAGCGGCAGTTTGTATAAATAATCAGAGAGAAGTTTTAATGGTTTTTCAAGGAAAGACAAAAGAAATCAAAACGTGGTCAATTCCTTCTGGCGGAGTGGAAGGTGGAGAAACATTTGAGGAATGTTGTATACGTGAGTTAAATGAAGAAACGGGATATATTGGAGAATTAATTGGTTCACACCCTATTAAAACTAAAAACAGAATAGAAAAAGATATATCTATAAAAGTAAAATATTATGAAGTTAAGATTATTGGCGGAAGTATGCGTATACAGGATCCAGATGAATTAATCTATGATATTAGGTGGATAAATTTACAAGAGTTACGAGATCTAAATTTAACATTTCCAGAAGACCGCAAGTTTTTAGAAGGATTGCTAGAGTAA
- a CDS encoding DUF402 domain-containing protein has protein sequence MKRKYGDRGNWQRILERRYAQAYLNEKDFKGYITLIHMKKVAQPLVINYEQGEQLSIVEDGYMWLQQFPDCKHFAVTTTFDDNGNVKQWYIDIAWTNGVEEGIPYVDDLYLDIVHLPSGETFMLDEDELKDALLNNEINHGMYDLAREESNRIQEQIKKNSFSILSLSYEHMEYLKRRLV, from the coding sequence TTGAAAAGAAAATATGGTGATCGAGGTAATTGGCAGAGGATTCTAGAGAGAAGATATGCTCAAGCCTACTTAAACGAAAAAGACTTTAAAGGATATATAACATTAATTCATATGAAAAAAGTGGCCCAACCGTTGGTTATTAATTATGAGCAAGGAGAACAATTGAGCATTGTTGAGGATGGCTATATGTGGTTACAACAATTTCCAGATTGTAAACATTTTGCTGTTACTACAACATTTGATGATAATGGTAATGTGAAGCAGTGGTACATTGATATTGCGTGGACTAATGGGGTGGAAGAGGGGATTCCATACGTTGATGATTTATATCTTGATATCGTTCATTTGCCATCCGGAGAAACGTTTATGTTAGACGAAGATGAACTAAAGGATGCCTTATTAAATAATGAAATTAATCACGGTATGTATGATTTGGCACGAGAGGAATCTAACAGAATACAAGAACAAATTAAGAAGAATTCATTTTCAATCTTATCATTATCATATGAACATATGGAGTATTTAAAACGTAGATTAGTCTAA
- a CDS encoding NADPH-dependent FMN reductase gives MKIVGLSGSVVGSKTRTAMSFTIDKFKEKYPEEDISLIDLADYDVQISDGRNYLDYTGDTGYVAKELMGADIIIIGTPIFQASIPGALKNIFDLLPVQAFQDKVVSIIVTAGSTKHFLTVEQHLKPILGYMKATIVQTYVFIEEKDFYQKEITNVDVQFRIERLVEDSIDVTRAFQKIREEKDDKYDF, from the coding sequence GTGAAGATAGTAGGATTATCAGGGTCGGTAGTTGGATCAAAAACGAGAACGGCAATGAGTTTTACGATAGATAAGTTTAAAGAAAAATATCCAGAGGAAGATATTTCACTCATTGACTTAGCGGACTATGACGTGCAAATTAGTGATGGCAGAAACTATTTGGACTATACAGGTGATACAGGATATGTTGCGAAAGAGCTAATGGGAGCAGATATAATTATTATCGGTACCCCAATATTTCAAGCATCAATACCTGGTGCATTGAAAAATATCTTTGACCTTTTACCAGTGCAAGCTTTCCAAGATAAAGTTGTAAGTATAATTGTGACAGCAGGTTCGACCAAGCATTTTCTAACGGTAGAACAACATTTGAAACCGATTCTTGGTTACATGAAAGCAACAATTGTACAAACCTATGTATTTATTGAAGAAAAAGATTTTTATCAAAAAGAAATCACTAATGTCGATGTACAATTCCGTATCGAACGATTAGTGGAAGACTCCATAGATGTAACGCGTGCATTTCAAAAAATTCGAGAAGAAAAAGATGACAAATATGATTTTTAA
- a CDS encoding sensor histidine kinase, producing MLRNNEVQRYLFISIGILIISTISISFISTVAAVFVFVSTSLIITVFLWMTYWRYKQIKKLSHYLRQISAGNMSLDVRDNREGELSILKNDIYKMSLMLSEQREDLKKDKQKLTDAISDISHQLKTPLTSMTVMAELLSDETMDDDKRLEFTHNIRKQLERMDWLVSSLLKLSKIDAGTIQFAKERVIVSNLVDEVIASLEIPMELKDISFQKLGDREVTFLGDYNWTKEALINIMKNAIEHTPEAERIAISFKENALYTEIIIQDTGKGIAKQDIPYIFKRFYKGGNAIDGSVGIGLAMAHSIITNQHGDIEVVSEEGRGTTFTIKLYKQVI from the coding sequence ATGTTAAGAAATAATGAGGTTCAGAGATATTTGTTTATCTCAATTGGCATTCTAATAATTAGTACGATTTCGATATCATTTATTTCGACTGTAGCTGCTGTATTTGTTTTTGTATCGACTTCTCTAATTATTACTGTTTTTTTATGGATGACATACTGGAGATATAAACAAATTAAAAAACTTTCTCATTATTTGCGACAAATATCAGCTGGGAATATGTCACTTGATGTACGGGATAATCGGGAAGGAGAACTGAGCATATTAAAAAATGATATTTATAAAATGAGCTTAATGCTATCTGAGCAACGTGAAGACCTAAAAAAAGATAAACAAAAATTAACAGATGCTATCTCTGATATTTCTCATCAGCTAAAAACTCCACTTACATCGATGACGGTAATGGCAGAATTACTTAGTGATGAGACGATGGATGATGATAAACGATTGGAGTTCACACATAATATTCGTAAACAACTTGAACGTATGGACTGGTTGGTGTCTTCTTTATTAAAGTTATCAAAAATAGACGCAGGTACCATTCAGTTTGCGAAGGAACGAGTAATTGTATCTAATCTAGTTGATGAAGTCATTGCTTCTTTGGAAATACCGATGGAACTAAAAGACATCAGTTTCCAAAAGCTAGGTGATAGAGAAGTTACTTTTTTAGGGGATTACAATTGGACGAAAGAAGCGTTGATTAATATTATGAAAAATGCGATTGAGCATACACCTGAGGCTGAACGTATCGCCATAAGCTTTAAAGAGAATGCACTTTATACAGAGATTATCATACAGGATACTGGGAAGGGAATTGCAAAACAAGATATTCCTTATATTTTTAAGCGGTTTTATAAAGGTGGAAATGCCATAGATGGAAGCGTAGGAATCGGATTAGCAATGGCGCATAGTATTATTACAAATCAACACGGCGATATTGAAGTAGTAAGTGAAGAAGGAAGGGGAACAACGTTTACTATAAAATTATATAAACAAGTGATTTGA
- a CDS encoding response regulator transcription factor, with product MNILIVEDDKTIAAGLEYSLKQEGYDVMVCHKVQEAQMKINNDLDDISLCLLDLSLPDGSGYELCEMVKQQADIPVIFLTVVDDEVNVVMGLDMGADDYITKPFRIRELISRIKTVLRRYERSKINNDQSSSIIPIGPINVHTLEGKVYKGTEEILLTALQYRLLMIFVNHRGQVLSRKQLLELIWDVAGDFVNDNTLTVYIKRLRKKIENDAQHPTVIETVRGMGYRMVNTHVKK from the coding sequence ATGAATATATTAATTGTGGAAGACGATAAGACCATTGCGGCAGGATTAGAGTACTCGTTAAAACAAGAAGGCTATGATGTGATGGTTTGCCATAAAGTTCAAGAGGCACAGATGAAAATAAATAATGATTTAGATGATATATCATTGTGCTTGTTGGATTTGTCCTTACCTGATGGGAGCGGCTATGAACTTTGTGAAATGGTGAAGCAACAAGCAGATATCCCGGTGATTTTTCTTACGGTAGTGGATGATGAAGTAAATGTTGTTATGGGGCTTGATATGGGTGCTGATGATTATATAACGAAGCCTTTTCGAATTCGTGAATTAATCTCTCGAATAAAAACAGTACTTCGGCGATATGAAAGAAGTAAAATAAATAATGACCAATCATCCAGCATTATTCCTATTGGCCCGATCAACGTTCATACATTGGAAGGAAAAGTATATAAAGGGACAGAAGAAATACTATTAACAGCTTTACAATATCGTTTGTTAATGATTTTCGTTAACCATCGTGGACAAGTTTTGTCTAGAAAACAATTGCTTGAATTAATATGGGATGTGGCTGGTGACTTTGTGAACGATAATACATTAACCGTATATATTAAGCGCCTAAGAAAAAAGATTGAAAATGATGCACAACATCCTACAGTAATTGAGACTGTTCGAGGGATGGGATATAGGATGGTAAATACACATGTTAAGAAATAA
- a CDS encoding HD domain-containing protein produces the protein MLYVDEIYGEFEIGGVLVDLIESDSIQRLKGVYQGGASALVSDKWNVTRFEHSLGVMLLVKQLGGSLEEQIAALLHDVSHTAFSHVIDHVMDNRQENYHELIFQRLIEESTIPTILESYGYDYQTILFHIEQWRILERDAPHLCADRVDYTLRDLYRSRQVECQDIERFLEDLTIIDGYMHLRTINVAEWFVQIYYQEVLDYFLHPKNIYAYDQLSKVLRDALDEKVIVEDDFLKRDNEVLELLKRSGNKDITEMLKSIHKDIQVVTVDDNFDIYIKMKPRLIDPDIIIGDEVIPVSHVSTKAQQMNNYAKERAEKGTGIRIIQS, from the coding sequence TTGTTGTATGTAGATGAGATATATGGTGAGTTTGAAATTGGTGGAGTACTTGTTGATCTAATAGAAAGCGATTCTATACAACGATTAAAAGGAGTCTATCAAGGTGGTGCCAGTGCACTTGTAAGTGATAAATGGAATGTTACTAGGTTTGAACATTCTCTCGGTGTTATGCTACTGGTAAAACAATTAGGGGGATCATTGGAAGAACAAATCGCAGCTTTACTCCATGATGTATCACACACTGCTTTTTCGCACGTCATCGACCATGTGATGGATAATAGACAAGAAAACTATCATGAGTTAATATTTCAGAGACTTATTGAAGAATCTACTATTCCAACTATATTAGAGAGTTATGGATACGACTACCAAACGATTCTTTTCCATATTGAACAATGGAGAATACTCGAACGAGATGCTCCTCACTTATGTGCAGATCGTGTGGATTACACCTTGCGAGATCTATATCGTTCGAGACAGGTTGAGTGTCAAGATATCGAACGATTTTTAGAAGACCTTACAATAATAGATGGTTATATGCATTTGCGTACAATTAATGTCGCAGAGTGGTTTGTTCAAATATACTATCAAGAGGTGTTAGATTATTTTTTGCATCCGAAAAACATATACGCCTATGATCAGTTATCAAAAGTATTAAGAGATGCGTTGGATGAGAAAGTGATTGTTGAGGATGATTTTCTAAAGCGAGATAACGAAGTGTTAGAGTTACTGAAGAGATCGGGAAATAAGGATATAACAGAAATGTTGAAGTCTATTCATAAAGATATTCAAGTGGTAACCGTTGATGATAATTTCGATATCTACATAAAAATGAAACCACGCTTAATTGATCCAGATATTATAATTGGCGACGAAGTTATTCCGGTGTCACATGTTTCCACGAAAGCGCAACAAATGAATAACTATGCTAAAGAAAGAGCTGAAAAAGGAACTGGGATACGTATTATACAAAGCTAA
- a CDS encoding ABC transporter ATP-binding protein, whose amino-acid sequence MEMLRIENLSKVYGKGDTAVKALDDISFSVDKGEFVAIIGPSGSGKSTLLHLLGGVDRPTEGKVFVDGTDMYQLNETQLAIFRRRQIGLIYQFYNLLPILTVEENITLPLLLDSHKVDQKHFKEIVDILGLQKRIEYLPNQLSGGQQQRVSIGRAIISNPSIILADEPTGNLDSENSKEIVDLLKMFNRTYNQTLVVITHDDRIALQADRVISIEDGRIAKDEVIRP is encoded by the coding sequence ATGGAAATGTTAAGAATAGAAAACTTGTCTAAAGTTTATGGGAAAGGTGACACTGCGGTAAAAGCACTAGATGATATATCATTCTCTGTCGACAAAGGAGAATTTGTAGCAATTATTGGTCCATCCGGTTCTGGTAAATCTACGTTACTTCATTTACTTGGAGGCGTAGATCGTCCTACAGAAGGAAAGGTATTCGTAGATGGAACGGACATGTATCAATTGAATGAAACACAATTGGCGATTTTTCGAAGAAGGCAAATTGGATTGATATACCAATTCTATAATTTACTACCAATACTAACAGTTGAAGAGAATATTACATTGCCATTACTATTAGATTCTCATAAAGTGGATCAAAAACACTTTAAAGAGATTGTAGACATTTTAGGTTTACAAAAACGTATCGAGTACTTGCCTAATCAATTATCAGGAGGGCAACAACAACGTGTTTCGATAGGAAGAGCAATAATTAGTAACCCTTCTATTATTTTAGCAGATGAACCAACAGGGAATTTAGATAGTGAAAATAGTAAGGAAATCGTGGATTTATTGAAAATGTTTAATCGAACTTATAACCAGACACTTGTAGTTATTACACATGACGATCGAATTGCACTACAAGCAGATCGTGTTATCTCAATTGAAGATGGAAGGATTGCTAAGGATGAGGTGATCCGTCCGTGA
- a CDS encoding winged helix-turn-helix transcriptional regulator: protein MNIDANHCSVEDALGILVGKWKPIILLHLMEKGTVRFSDLKRSIPGITQKMLTKHLRELESEEIIDRVVYPEVPPRVEYSISEYGRTLEDLLHAMHEWGQAHTKRKQQKLQENLKT from the coding sequence ATGAACATTGATGCAAATCATTGTAGTGTAGAAGATGCCCTAGGTATATTGGTCGGAAAATGGAAGCCAATTATTCTATTACATTTAATGGAAAAAGGAACCGTTCGTTTTAGTGATCTTAAACGTAGTATTCCAGGAATCACACAAAAAATGCTTACCAAACATCTACGAGAGTTAGAAAGTGAGGAGATCATTGATCGCGTCGTCTACCCTGAAGTTCCTCCTCGTGTAGAATATTCTATAAGTGAATATGGAAGAACCTTAGAAGATTTGCTTCATGCAATGCATGAATGGGGACAAGCTCACACTAAACGTAAACAACAGAAACTTCAAGAGAATTTAAAGACATAA
- a CDS encoding LLM class flavin-dependent oxidoreductase, which produces MEKYRINPNQGLEFGLYTLGDHMTDPNTNKRISAEQRLNEIIRLAQLAEQAGIDFFSVGESHQDYFATQAHSVVLGAIAQATEKIKIASSSTIISTLDPVRVYEDFATIDLISGGRAEIIAGRASRVGVFELLGYDLRDYEELYEEKLDLLLQLNENEVVNWEGEFRAPLKDAKVLPRPKEGSMPIWRAVGGPPASAIKAGYAGVPMFLAMLGGPAQSFKTSIDAYREAARRGGHDPEQLPIATAGFFYAAETTQQAQREMYPFINEGMKLSNGRGFPKQHFAQGADPRDVMNIGSPQEIVEKILYQHEMFGHQRYIGQMDFGGVPFENLERNIEYIGNEILPQVRKYTAKK; this is translated from the coding sequence ATGGAGAAATATCGTATTAATCCGAACCAAGGATTAGAATTTGGTTTATATACATTAGGGGATCATATGACAGATCCAAACACGAATAAGCGCATTTCTGCTGAACAGCGATTAAATGAGATTATTCGTCTTGCTCAACTTGCAGAACAAGCAGGGATAGATTTTTTTAGTGTCGGTGAGAGTCATCAAGATTATTTTGCTACGCAAGCACACTCGGTTGTACTGGGCGCCATTGCACAGGCAACAGAGAAAATAAAAATCGCTAGTTCTTCTACAATCATTAGTACATTAGATCCAGTAAGAGTCTATGAAGATTTTGCGACGATAGACCTTATTTCTGGTGGACGTGCAGAGATTATTGCTGGACGGGCATCTAGAGTGGGAGTTTTTGAGTTATTAGGCTATGATTTACGTGACTATGAAGAATTATATGAGGAGAAGCTGGATTTATTATTACAGCTTAATGAAAATGAAGTTGTAAACTGGGAAGGGGAGTTTCGTGCCCCTTTAAAAGACGCTAAAGTGCTTCCACGTCCGAAAGAAGGAAGTATGCCTATTTGGCGTGCTGTCGGAGGACCTCCCGCTAGTGCCATTAAAGCTGGTTATGCTGGCGTGCCAATGTTCTTAGCGATGCTTGGAGGACCAGCACAAAGTTTTAAAACATCCATAGATGCGTACCGTGAAGCTGCACGTCGTGGGGGACATGATCCTGAACAACTTCCAATTGCTACAGCAGGATTCTTTTATGCTGCGGAAACAACACAGCAAGCTCAACGTGAAATGTATCCTTTTATTAACGAAGGAATGAAGCTTTCAAACGGAAGAGGGTTTCCGAAGCAACATTTTGCTCAAGGGGCAGACCCAAGAGATGTAATGAATATTGGTAGTCCTCAAGAAATTGTCGAGAAAATTCTTTATCAACATGAAATGTTTGGTCACCAACGATACATTGGCCAAATGGATTTCGGCGGTGTTCCATTTGAAAACTTGGAGCGGAATATTGAATATATTGGTAATGAGATACTACCTCAAGTACGAAAATATACAGCGAAGAAATAG